A region from the Vicia villosa cultivar HV-30 ecotype Madison, WI linkage group LG3, Vvil1.0, whole genome shotgun sequence genome encodes:
- the LOC131661660 gene encoding protein CANDIDATE G-PROTEIN COUPLED RECEPTOR 7-like, whose amino-acid sequence MDRSSFQFLFSIFLLLSIFPSSFSEIRFSEIRNDDRPIVPFDQFGFTHNGRLELNVSKISLSNSNLDLSKVGFFLCTLDSWLHVLQQLEDGEIRCALQSDLVKSVYTFNSLNGKDSFNTLYNETDADQYNLVFANCHPQQLRVTMDVDSAMYNLDGKSNVRDYLSAGRTILPRVYFLFSLLYFTLAAVWISVLYKKRLTAFRIHYFMLAVIILKAINLLCEAEDKSYIKRTGSAHGWDILFYMFSFLKGISLFTLIVLIGTGWSFLKPFLQDKEKKVLMIVIPLQIVANIAQVVIDESGPYGHDWVTWKQIFLLVDVVCCCAVLFPIVWSIKNLREAARTDGKAAVNLMKLTLFRHYYVVVIFYIYFTRVVVYALETITSYRYSWTSVVAAELATLAFYMFTGYKFKPEAHNPYFVIDDEEEEAAAEALKLEDEFEL is encoded by the coding sequence ATGGACCGTTCTTCCTTTCAGTTTCTCTTTTCAATTTTCCTCTTACTTTCTATATTCCCTTCCTCTTTCTCCGAGATCCGTTTCTCCGAGATCCGAAACGACGACCGTCCCATCGTTCCGTTCGATCAATTCGGATTCACGCACAACGGCCGTCTCGAACTCAACGTCTCCAAAATCTCACTCTCCAATTCAAATCTCGATCTCTCGAAAGTCGGTTTCTTCCTCTGCACTCTCGATTCATGGCTCCACGTTCTTCAGCAGCTCGAAGACGGTGAAATTCGGTGCGCTCTTCAATCGGATCTTGTTAAATCGGTTTACACGTTTAACTCTCTCAACGGTAAAGATTCGTTCAACACGCTTTACAATGAAACCGATGCGGATCAGTATAATCTCGTTTTCGCTAATTGTCATCCGCAGCAGCTTAGAGTTACTATGGATGTTGATTCGGCGATGTATAATCTTGACGGAAAAAGTAACGTCCGTGATTATCTATCTGCTGGGAGAACCATTcttcctagggtttatttcctaTTCTCTTTGCTGTATTTTACTCTCGCTGCTGTTTGGATTAGTGTTCTTTACAAAAAACGGTTAACAGCGTTTCGGATTCATTATTTTATGCTTGCTGTTATCATTTTGAAGGCTATTAATCTCTTGTGTGAGGCGGAAGATAAATCGTATATTAAGCGAACTGGAAGTGCTCATGGTTGGGATATACTGTTCTACATGTTTAGTTTTCTGAAAGGGATTTCGCTTTTTACTCTTATTGTGTTGATTGGTACTGGTTGGTCTTTTTTGAAACCTTTCCTTCAGGATAAGGAGAAGAAGGTTCTTATGATTGTGATTCCGCTTCAGATTGTTGCTAATATTGCCCAGGTTGTTATTGATGAGAGTGGACCTTATGGTCATGATTGGGTTACATGGAAACAGATTTTCCTCCttgttgatgttgtttgttgCTGTGCGGTGCTGTTTCCTATTGTGTGGTCTATTAAGAATCTTCGTGAGGCGGCTAGGACTGATGGAAAAGCTGCTGTTAATTTGATGAAGTTGACTCTCTTCAGGCATTACTATGTTGTTGTTATCTTTTACATTTACTTCACGAGGGTTGTGGTTTATGCGTTGGAGACTATTACTTCGTATCGATACTCTTGGACTAGTGTGGTTGCTGCTGAGTTGGCTACGCTTGCTTTCTATATGTTTACGGGGTATAAGTTCAAGCCAGAGGCTCACAATCCCTactttgttattgatgatgaagaGGAAGAGGCTGCTGCTGAGGCGTTGAAGCTTGAAGATGAATTTGAATTGTAA
- the LOC131655946 gene encoding endoglucanase 1-like has protein sequence MASTSTNTLCLHFLLMLLLCSFNLQLSFGFSSQEYHEALEKSILFFEGQRSGRLPSNQRLTWRGDSGLSDGSSYHVDLVGGYYDAGDNVKFGLPMAFTTTLLAWSVIEFGNSMHDQIDNAREAIRWSADYLLKAATTTPDTLYVQVGEPNLDHRCWERPEDMDTPRNVYKVSPQNPGSDVAAETAAALAASSLVFKDSDPAYSSKLLQAAINVFNFADRYRGSYSDSLNSIVCPFYCSYSGYHDELLWGASWIYKASGINSYMEFIQSNGHILGADDDGYTFSWDDKRPGTKILLSKEFLEKNSEEFQLYKAHADNYICSLVPGIPGFQAQYTPGGVLYKDSSSDLQYVTSTSFLLLTYAKYLNSNGGYVTCGTSRVTGQNLINLAKKQVDYILGDNPKEMSYMVGFGERYPNHIHHRGSSLPSIHQKPEKISCNDGFQYLNSGSPNPNVLVGAVVGGPDSSDNFSDNRNNYQQSEPATYINAPFVGALAFFSAR, from the exons ATGGCTTCAACTTCAACCAACACGTTATGTTTACACTTTCTGTTAATGTTACTGCTTTGTTCATTCAATCTTCAACTAAGTTTTGGTTTCAGTTCACAAGAGTATCATGAAGCTCTTGAAAAATCTATTCTTTTCTTTGAAGGGCAACGTTCAGGAAGATTACCATCTAACCAGAGACTAACATGGAGAGGAGATTCTGGATTATCAGATGGTTCTTCTTATCAT GTGGACTTAGTTGGTGGTTATTATGATGCTGGTGACAATGTGAAGTTTGGGCTTCCAATGGCATTTACAACAACATTATTAGCTTGGAGTGTCATTGAATTTGGAAACTCCATGCATGATCAGATTGACAATGCTAGAGAAGCTATCCGATGGAGCGCGGATTATCTTCTTAAGGCCGCCACTACAACACCAGACACGTTATATGTCCAA GTTGGAGAGCCTAACTTAGACCACAGGTGTTGGGAAAGGCCAGAGGATATGGACACTCCACGGAATGTGTATAAGGTATCACCTCAAAACCCCGGGTCCGATGTTGCAGCCGAGACCGCTGCTGCATTGGCAGCTTCTTCATTAGTATTCAAAGATTCAGATCCAGCCTATTCCTCTAAATTGCTTCAAGCAGCCATCAAT GTATTCAATTTCGCAGACCGTTACAGAGGCTCCTACAGTGACTCTCTTAATTCTATTGTCTGTCCGTTTTATTGCTCCTACTCTGGATACCAT gatGAGTTACTTTGGGGTGCATCATGGATTTACAAAGCTTCTGGAATAAATTCCTACATGGAGTTCATACAGTCCAACGGTCACATATTAGGCGCTGATGATGACGGTTACACTTTCAGTTGGGATGACAAACGACCAGGAACTAAAATCTTACTTTCAAAG GAATTCTTGGAGAAAAACTCTGAAGAGTTTCAGCTATACAAGGCACATGCAGACAATTACATTTGTTCTCTAGTACCAGGAATTCCTGGTTTCCAGGCTCAATATACCCCAG GTGGTGTTTTGTATAAAGATAGTTCAAGCGATTTACAGTATGTGACATCTACATCCTTCCTTCTCTTAACATATGCAAAGTATCTCAACTCAAATGGAGGTTATGTCACATGTGGAACATCAAGAGTCACAGGACAAAACCTAATAAACCTGGCCAAAAAACAAGTTGATTATATTTTGGGGGATAATCCAAAAGAGATGTCTTATATGGTTGGTTTTGGAGAGAGGTATCCAAATCATATTCATCATAGAGGTTCCTCTTTACCTTCCATTCACCAGAAGCCTGAGAAGATTTCTTGTAACGATGGGTTTCAATACCTGAATTCAGGGTCACCAAATCCAAATGTTCTTGTTGGAGCAGTTGTTGGTGGTCCAGATAGCAGTGACAACTTCTCTGATAATAGAAATAATTATCAACAGTCGGAGCCAGCAACTTATATTAATGCACCTTTTGTTGGTGCTCTTGCTTTTTTTTCTGCTCGATAA